The following coding sequences lie in one Porphyromonas asaccharolytica DSM 20707 genomic window:
- a CDS encoding acyclic terpene utilization AtuA family protein yields the protein MTPITDEIRVLSTTAILGYGFPEASFREGMKRKPHVIAADAGSTDPGPYYLGAGVSFTDRNSVKRDLEIMIQAGVENKVPVVVGSAGGSGANAHVDWVLEIVREIIADKKLSLRLAVIRSEFDKETILREFDKGHITPLAPAPEATKKDIEESVRIVAQMGEEPFVEALKGGADVIIAGRSYDPSVFACLPIKEGFDRALALHMGKILECAAICALPGSGSDCMFGYLRKDHFVLEPLSKDRKCTTLSVAGHTLYEKTDPYHLPGPGGALDLHGCHFEQIDDNKVKISGTVFEPTDGYFLKLEGTRLVGYRTISVAATTDPIMISKIDSIIESVKARVKDNFDNYGIKDYYLDFKIYGKNGVMSMFEGIDGHIGSELMVVIEAVAKTQKEADTICSFARSTMLHFGYEGRIATAGNLAFPFSPSDCHMGEVYEFSLYHLLKAEDPTQYFPVEYIEYADGQRK from the coding sequence ATGACTCCAATAACAGACGAAATAAGAGTACTCTCCACGACAGCGATCCTCGGATATGGATTTCCCGAGGCATCCTTTCGTGAGGGAATGAAGCGCAAGCCCCACGTCATCGCAGCAGATGCTGGTTCGACAGATCCAGGTCCTTACTACCTAGGGGCTGGCGTGAGCTTCACCGATCGCAACTCCGTGAAGCGTGACCTAGAGATCATGATCCAGGCTGGTGTCGAGAACAAGGTCCCCGTAGTCGTCGGCTCTGCCGGTGGCTCTGGCGCCAATGCTCATGTGGACTGGGTGCTAGAGATCGTACGAGAGATCATTGCTGACAAGAAGCTCTCGCTACGCCTAGCCGTCATCCGCTCTGAGTTTGACAAAGAGACCATCCTCCGTGAGTTTGACAAGGGACACATCACGCCCCTGGCACCAGCTCCCGAGGCTACAAAGAAGGACATCGAAGAGTCCGTCCGCATCGTCGCTCAGATGGGCGAGGAGCCTTTTGTAGAGGCTCTCAAGGGTGGCGCTGACGTTATCATCGCAGGCCGTTCGTACGATCCTAGCGTCTTCGCTTGTCTACCGATCAAGGAGGGCTTTGACCGTGCACTCGCACTGCACATGGGTAAGATCCTCGAGTGCGCTGCTATCTGCGCATTGCCCGGTAGCGGTAGTGACTGTATGTTTGGCTATCTGCGCAAGGATCACTTTGTCCTTGAGCCACTTTCCAAGGATCGTAAGTGTACGACCCTCTCCGTAGCTGGTCACACGCTCTATGAGAAGACCGATCCTTACCATCTCCCTGGTCCTGGTGGTGCGCTCGATCTGCACGGATGTCACTTCGAGCAGATTGACGACAACAAGGTCAAGATCTCTGGTACCGTCTTCGAGCCCACCGATGGCTACTTCCTCAAGCTCGAGGGTACCCGTCTTGTAGGCTACCGCACCATCTCTGTTGCGGCTACGACAGACCCGATCATGATCAGCAAGATCGACTCCATCATCGAGAGTGTCAAGGCTCGTGTCAAGGACAACTTCGACAACTACGGGATCAAGGACTATTACCTCGACTTTAAGATCTACGGCAAGAACGGCGTCATGAGCATGTTCGAGGGCATCGATGGTCATATAGGCTCAGAGCTTATGGTCGTCATCGAGGCTGTTGCTAAGACGCAGAAGGAGGCCGACACGATCTGTAGCTTCGCACGTAGTACGATGCTACACTTCGGCTACGAGGGACGTATCGCTACGGCGGGCAACCTCGCCTTCCCCTTCTCGCCCTCAGACTGCCACATGGGTGAGGTCTACGAGTTTAGCCTCTATCACCTGCTCAAGGCGGAGGATCCTACGCAGTACTTCCCCGTCGAGTATATAGAGTATGCTGATGGTCAGCGTAAATAA
- a CDS encoding OmpH family outer membrane protein, giving the protein MRKHLYLLTLLLALTLGASAQKFALVDMQYILKNIPNYEMMNEQLETVSKRWQQEVKTLQDKAETLYKKYQSDLVFLTAEQKRQREEEIVKTEQQATELQGKYFGPEGELFERRSKMVKPLQDEIWQAIKEIASQSGFQLVLDRSTAGIVFANPSIDISDQVLEKLGYGRAH; this is encoded by the coding sequence ATGAGAAAGCATCTATATCTCCTCACACTCCTCCTAGCCCTTACGCTGGGAGCATCTGCACAGAAGTTTGCGCTTGTGGATATGCAGTATATTCTCAAGAACATCCCCAACTACGAGATGATGAATGAGCAGCTCGAGACCGTCTCTAAGCGTTGGCAGCAGGAAGTCAAGACACTTCAAGACAAGGCTGAGACGCTCTACAAGAAGTATCAAAGCGATCTTGTCTTCCTCACAGCCGAGCAGAAGCGTCAGCGTGAGGAGGAGATTGTCAAGACCGAGCAGCAGGCCACCGAGCTACAGGGCAAGTACTTCGGCCCTGAAGGTGAGCTCTTCGAGCGTCGCTCTAAGATGGTCAAGCCTCTACAGGACGAGATATGGCAAGCAATCAAGGAGATCGCCTCGCAGAGTGGATTCCAGCTAGTCCTCGACCGCTCCACGGCAGGCATCGTCTTTGCCAATCCATCTATCGACATCAGCGATCAGGTTCTAGAGAAACTAGGCTATGGTCGTGCACACTAA
- the glmS gene encoding methylaspartate mutase subunit S, which translates to MNQKTIVTGVIGADAHAVGNKIIAYALNNAGYKVVNLGVMVSQEEYIEAALETKADAILVSSLYGHGEIDCQGLREKCDEAGLKGIPLVAGGNLVVGKQDFADVESRFMAMGFTKVYPPGTPIETTIAYLDSILADK; encoded by the coding sequence ATGAATCAAAAAACTATAGTCACAGGTGTGATTGGTGCTGATGCGCATGCTGTCGGCAACAAGATCATCGCCTATGCCCTCAACAATGCAGGGTACAAAGTGGTTAACCTCGGTGTCATGGTCTCTCAAGAAGAGTACATAGAGGCCGCTCTCGAGACTAAAGCAGATGCTATCCTCGTCTCCTCACTCTATGGACACGGAGAGATAGACTGTCAGGGTCTGCGCGAGAAGTGCGATGAGGCTGGTCTCAAGGGTATCCCACTAGTTGCTGGAGGCAACCTAGTCGTGGGTAAGCAAGACTTTGCTGATGTAGAGTCTCGCTTTATGGCGATGGGCTTTACCAAGGTTTATCCTCCTGGCACACCGATCGAGACTACCATCGCTTATCTAGATTCAATACTCGCAGATAAGTAA
- a CDS encoding methylaspartate ammonia-lyase, translating to MKIKKVVCAPGKTGFFFDDQKAIKKGAKNDGAFYSGDPVTPGFTSVRQAGESISVLFILEDGSIAHGDCAAVQYSGAGGRDPLFLAESFIPVIMKEIAPLYEGKEITTFRKMADLVDKHVNADGKKYHTAIRYGVTQACLDAVAKSQHKLMAQVVADEYGTKISDTMVPIFSQSGDDRYLNVDKMIMKEVGVLPHALFNNVETKVGLKGEKIKEYLQWLRDRIVTKRQNPNYQPAIHIDVYGTLSIVFNNDFQRIADYLNELSEIVAPFELRVEGPVDMDGREPQIEALAKIRELLDAKGSKCQIVADEWCNTLEDIIAFSERKAGHMVQIKTPDLGGVNNAIEAVLYCKQHNMRAYLGGTCNETNRSAEVCANIAMATSPCQCLAKPGMGVDEGYMIIFNEMSRVLALKDVLK from the coding sequence ATGAAGATCAAGAAGGTAGTCTGTGCCCCAGGCAAGACAGGATTCTTCTTTGACGACCAGAAGGCCATCAAGAAGGGCGCTAAAAATGATGGAGCCTTTTACTCTGGAGACCCCGTAACCCCAGGCTTTACGTCTGTACGTCAGGCTGGTGAGTCTATCTCTGTCCTCTTTATCCTAGAGGATGGTTCGATAGCTCACGGTGACTGTGCAGCTGTACAGTACTCAGGGGCTGGTGGTCGTGATCCACTGTTCCTCGCCGAGAGCTTTATTCCAGTCATCATGAAGGAGATCGCTCCGCTCTATGAGGGCAAGGAGATCACGACGTTCCGCAAGATGGCCGACCTCGTTGACAAGCACGTCAATGCAGACGGTAAGAAGTACCACACGGCAATCCGCTACGGTGTCACACAGGCTTGTCTAGATGCTGTCGCTAAGAGCCAGCACAAGCTGATGGCGCAGGTAGTCGCTGATGAGTATGGTACGAAGATCTCTGACACGATGGTGCCCATCTTCTCGCAGAGTGGCGACGACCGCTATCTCAACGTCGATAAGATGATCATGAAGGAGGTAGGCGTACTGCCACACGCTCTATTCAATAATGTAGAGACCAAGGTCGGCCTCAAAGGTGAGAAGATCAAGGAGTACCTCCAGTGGCTCCGCGACCGTATCGTCACGAAGCGTCAGAACCCCAACTACCAGCCCGCTATCCATATCGACGTATATGGTACGCTGAGCATCGTCTTCAACAACGACTTCCAGCGCATCGCTGACTATCTGAACGAACTCTCTGAGATCGTTGCTCCTTTCGAGCTTCGTGTCGAGGGTCCTGTAGATATGGACGGTCGTGAGCCACAGATCGAGGCACTGGCTAAGATCCGTGAGCTACTTGATGCCAAGGGCTCTAAGTGCCAGATCGTCGCTGATGAGTGGTGCAACACGCTCGAGGATATCATCGCTTTCTCTGAGCGCAAGGCTGGACACATGGTTCAGATCAAGACGCCTGACCTCGGTGGTGTCAATAATGCTATCGAGGCTGTCCTCTACTGCAAGCAGCACAATATGCGCGCTTATCTAGGTGGTACTTGCAATGAGACCAACCGCTCAGCAGAGGTTTGTGCCAATATCGCTATGGCTACCTCTCCCTGCCAGTGCCTAGCTAAGCCTGGTATGGGTGTCGATGAGGGATACATGATCATCTTCAACGAGATGAGCCGTGTACTCGCTCTCAAGGATGTGCTGAAGTAG
- a CDS encoding methylaspartate mutase subunit E: protein MELRNKRIDNDTFYKERKEVLASWPTGKDVNFEEAVEFQKSIPEEKIFGRKLAQADAEGRTLIQPRAGVALYTEHIKLLQFLEEEGGADLLPSTVDSYTRLNRYHEAENGIIKSKESGRSMLNGFPIVNYGTKICRTVTSALKNPVQVRHGTPDARLLTEISIAGGFTSYEGGGISYNIPYSKNFSLEKTIMYWQYTDRLVGMYEEAGVSINREPFGPLTGTLIPPCISNAVAVIETLLAAEQGVKDITVGYGQCGNIIQDVAAIRSLRELTNSYLKQYGYDDVRITTVFHQWMGGFPQDEAKAFGVISWGSATAALAKATKVIVKTPHEAMGVPTKEANAAGLRATKQVISMLRDQSLIDIPVVEQESDVIVRETKCILDKVFELGKGDLALGTVAAFEAGVLDIPFAPSRYNAGKVLPARDDNGAVRILDTGNLPFTEDLKAFHRERLEERSRFENRPVSFQMVIDDVYAIGKGFLVGRP, encoded by the coding sequence ATGGAACTTAGGAACAAGCGTATAGACAACGATACCTTCTACAAGGAGCGTAAGGAGGTACTCGCCTCATGGCCTACGGGCAAAGATGTCAACTTTGAAGAGGCTGTCGAATTTCAAAAATCAATTCCCGAGGAGAAGATCTTCGGTCGTAAACTGGCTCAGGCAGACGCTGAGGGGCGCACGCTCATACAGCCTCGTGCTGGTGTGGCTCTATATACGGAGCATATCAAGCTCTTGCAGTTTCTAGAAGAGGAGGGCGGTGCTGATCTGCTCCCCTCGACGGTCGATAGCTACACACGTCTCAACCGCTACCACGAGGCTGAGAACGGCATCATCAAGAGTAAGGAGTCGGGACGATCTATGCTCAACGGCTTCCCGATCGTCAACTACGGTACGAAGATCTGCCGTACGGTCACCTCTGCACTCAAGAACCCGGTACAGGTGCGCCACGGTACGCCTGATGCACGTCTGCTGACTGAGATCTCTATCGCTGGTGGCTTTACCTCCTATGAGGGTGGCGGTATCTCATACAATATCCCTTACTCTAAGAACTTCTCCCTCGAGAAGACTATCATGTACTGGCAGTACACGGATCGCCTTGTCGGTATGTACGAGGAGGCTGGCGTAAGCATCAATCGCGAGCCGTTTGGACCTCTGACAGGTACGCTCATTCCTCCCTGTATCTCCAACGCAGTCGCCGTCATTGAGACGCTTCTCGCTGCTGAGCAGGGAGTTAAGGATATCACCGTCGGCTATGGCCAGTGCGGTAACATCATCCAGGATGTCGCTGCTATTCGCTCGCTCCGTGAGTTGACCAATAGCTACCTCAAGCAGTATGGCTACGACGACGTGCGTATTACGACCGTCTTCCACCAGTGGATGGGTGGCTTCCCACAGGATGAGGCAAAGGCCTTTGGCGTCATCTCGTGGGGCTCGGCTACGGCTGCTCTGGCGAAGGCTACCAAGGTTATTGTCAAGACGCCACACGAGGCGATGGGTGTCCCCACGAAGGAAGCAAACGCAGCCGGACTACGTGCTACTAAGCAGGTTATCTCTATGCTTCGTGACCAGTCACTCATAGACATCCCCGTGGTAGAGCAAGAGTCAGATGTGATCGTCCGAGAGACGAAGTGCATCCTGGACAAGGTCTTTGAGCTGGGCAAGGGCGATCTAGCTCTCGGTACGGTCGCTGCCTTTGAGGCAGGCGTACTGGACATCCCCTTTGCGCCTAGTCGCTACAATGCGGGCAAGGTACTACCAGCTCGTGATGACAATGGTGCCGTACGTATCCTCGACACCGGTAATCTACCCTTTACGGAGGATCTCAAGGCGTTCCACCGTGAGAGACTTGAGGAGCGTTCACGCTTTGAGAATCGTCCCGTGAGCTTCCAGATGGTTATCGATGATGTTTACGCCATCGGCAAGGGATTCCTCGTCGGTAGACCCTAA
- a CDS encoding DUF4387 domain-containing protein — MTQHKLMDIASVIRSKNSGPYEITFDIIFKDFDIYNQVKAAKAITEQTFCDLYHIKPDHIVKIVYFDPAKAIKCTIVRPIPSGNLGERDVYGAQQHAPLMGLSIKY, encoded by the coding sequence ATGACACAGCACAAGTTAATGGATATAGCCTCCGTCATCCGGAGCAAGAACTCGGGTCCCTATGAGATCACCTTCGATATCATCTTCAAGGACTTCGATATATATAATCAGGTGAAGGCAGCTAAGGCGATTACTGAGCAGACTTTCTGTGATCTCTATCACATCAAGCCTGACCACATCGTCAAGATTGTCTACTTTGATCCTGCCAAGGCGATCAAGTGTACCATCGTCCGTCCTATCCCTTCGGGCAACCTCGGTGAGCGTGACGTCTATGGTGCGCAGCAGCATGCGCCTCTGATGGGTCTCTCCATCAAGTACTAA
- a CDS encoding OmpH family outer membrane protein has product MKTNNLFLTLLLLLLPVVATAQQKIAVVNSQELITAMPEMKSAQDRLQELDKKYTAEMQTMNDEYQKKLELYMKDKEGLSDALLKSREQELTDLQNRIQRSYQAMQQDMEKQQGTLMAPIQQKIIEAIKKVGDAGGYTYVMEATMMLYSGPSAVDITAQVKKQLGI; this is encoded by the coding sequence ATGAAGACAAACAATCTGTTTCTAACCCTACTCCTACTCTTGCTACCTGTAGTAGCTACGGCTCAGCAGAAGATAGCAGTTGTCAACTCACAGGAGCTTATCACGGCTATGCCTGAGATGAAGTCAGCTCAGGATCGCCTCCAAGAGCTGGACAAAAAGTATACGGCAGAGATGCAGACGATGAACGACGAGTATCAGAAGAAGCTCGAGCTCTATATGAAGGATAAGGAGGGTCTCTCCGATGCCCTCCTCAAGAGCCGCGAGCAGGAGCTTACCGATCTGCAAAATCGCATCCAGCGCTCTTATCAAGCTATGCAACAAGATATGGAGAAGCAGCAAGGCACGCTGATGGCTCCTATCCAGCAGAAGATCATCGAAGCTATCAAGAAGGTCGGCGATGCGGGGGGCTACACCTACGTCATGGAGGCGACGATGATGCTCTACTCAGGACCCTCTGCGGTAGACATTACGGCTCAGGTCAAGAAGCAGCTAGGCATCTAG
- a CDS encoding BamA/OMP85 family outer membrane protein: MMTMQRYHNILFALIVLLASTSVSAQVATTPADTIYAPSIDYARPVTKTIAGVTITGAQGYDQEVLLGYTGLKVGERIEIPGAATTAVVQQFTRNGTFANARVLVTKYVGDKVWLEVQLEQHPRIASVTFHNIKKSEQEDLQTKTGLRESMQLSPNVLDRTEQLIQKYYNEKGYSEMEVTFDQQPDLSREGYVKLGISVDKKYKTKIANIYFSGNKALSDTDLRKAMKKTNETFRLNRGNLWNSFLELFQSKKFIQDVYREDLHNILEAYHKAGYRDAEILSDSIARNPKNDKQIDIFINLSEGHRYYIKDINFVGNTKFPTPLLEAMLGMQHGDVYDQDRLTKRLYVEDDAVANLYYNNGYIFSGIDPVETYVEGDSVSLDLRIVEGPQATIDKVIIRGNHDIYEEVVRRELFTKPGKLFSKEDMMNSWMTLNQLGHFDPEKSFPTPIPNPQEGTVDIEYSLQRRNNDKFELSFGWSQAGIIGRAGINFTNFSIYNLFHPKAYRGLIPQGDGQTLSLNAMSNGRYYHSFSLQFSDPWFGGKRPNFFTASLFYSMQTAIDTRYYNNRTQGMGYYPGYYGGYGGYGGYGYGGYGGYGGYGYDGGYRQSLMENSYNPNQSMHIFGATVGFGKRLNWPDNWFNVNATLNYTHYYLRDWVYETFQGFHNGHANDISLTLALSRNSIDNPIYTRRGSSFTLSVSATPPYSLWDGIDYSNINLKSEDRYRFVEYHKWKFSGKVFTPLMNPVTVKYTPVLMTRLDAGFIGHYTPFKRSPFGTYYMGGDNMSGYVGNFLNETIPLRGYSNGSIAGGNYDYAYAYMRMMAELRVPILFEGQYNVWGVAFLEAGNAWRDISSFNAFNLKRSAGVGFRITLPFLGMLGLDWGYGFDKPDGSSQRGGSNIHIVMGQEF, translated from the coding sequence ATGATGACAATGCAACGATACCACAACATACTCTTCGCACTTATAGTGCTCCTTGCGTCCACCTCCGTGAGCGCACAAGTTGCTACTACTCCTGCTGACACGATCTATGCCCCCTCGATCGATTACGCTCGTCCCGTCACCAAGACCATCGCAGGTGTGACCATAACAGGTGCACAAGGATATGATCAGGAGGTCTTGCTAGGCTATACCGGTCTCAAGGTAGGGGAGCGCATAGAGATACCAGGAGCTGCTACAACTGCTGTAGTGCAGCAGTTCACACGCAATGGTACTTTTGCCAATGCACGCGTACTCGTGACTAAGTATGTGGGAGACAAGGTATGGCTAGAGGTGCAGCTGGAGCAGCATCCTCGTATTGCTTCGGTGACCTTCCACAATATCAAGAAGTCGGAGCAGGAAGACCTACAGACTAAGACAGGTCTACGAGAGAGTATGCAGCTCTCGCCCAACGTCCTAGATCGCACTGAGCAGCTGATACAGAAGTATTACAATGAGAAGGGATATAGCGAGATGGAGGTGACCTTCGATCAGCAGCCAGACCTATCTCGTGAGGGGTATGTCAAGCTCGGCATCTCGGTCGATAAGAAGTACAAAACGAAGATCGCTAACATCTACTTTTCTGGCAACAAGGCCCTCTCTGACACGGACCTGCGCAAGGCGATGAAGAAGACGAACGAGACCTTCCGTCTCAATCGTGGTAATCTGTGGAACTCCTTCTTAGAGCTCTTCCAGAGCAAGAAATTTATCCAGGATGTCTATCGTGAGGATCTGCACAACATCCTAGAGGCGTACCATAAAGCAGGCTATCGTGATGCAGAGATCCTATCAGACTCCATCGCTCGCAATCCGAAAAATGACAAGCAGATCGACATCTTTATCAACCTCTCGGAGGGGCACCGCTACTACATCAAGGATATCAACTTCGTGGGCAATACGAAGTTTCCCACGCCGCTCCTAGAGGCTATGCTCGGTATGCAGCATGGTGATGTGTATGATCAGGATCGTCTTACGAAGCGTCTCTACGTCGAGGATGATGCTGTCGCCAACCTATACTACAACAATGGATATATCTTCTCAGGCATAGATCCTGTAGAGACCTACGTCGAGGGCGACTCTGTATCGCTTGACCTACGCATTGTCGAGGGGCCGCAAGCTACTATCGATAAGGTGATCATACGTGGTAACCATGACATCTACGAGGAGGTAGTGCGTCGTGAGCTCTTTACGAAGCCGGGTAAGCTCTTCAGCAAGGAGGATATGATGAACTCCTGGATGACGCTCAACCAGCTCGGGCACTTTGATCCGGAAAAGAGCTTCCCCACGCCAATCCCCAACCCGCAAGAGGGTACCGTAGATATAGAGTATTCGCTGCAGCGCAGAAACAATGACAAGTTTGAGCTCTCCTTCGGTTGGTCTCAGGCGGGTATCATCGGGCGTGCAGGTATCAACTTTACCAACTTCTCGATCTACAACCTCTTCCACCCGAAGGCATACCGTGGTCTCATACCGCAGGGCGATGGGCAGACCCTCTCACTCAATGCGATGAGTAATGGTCGCTACTATCACTCGTTTAGCTTACAATTCTCCGATCCCTGGTTTGGAGGTAAGCGTCCGAACTTCTTTACAGCGTCGCTCTTCTACTCTATGCAGACCGCTATCGATACTCGCTACTATAACAATCGTACGCAGGGTATGGGCTACTATCCAGGCTACTATGGCGGATACGGTGGCTATGGTGGTTACGGCTATGGAGGCTATGGCGGTTACGGAGGCTATGGTTACGATGGGGGGTATAGGCAGTCGCTGATGGAAAACTCTTACAATCCTAATCAGTCGATGCACATCTTCGGAGCCACGGTCGGGTTTGGTAAGCGTCTCAACTGGCCTGACAATTGGTTCAATGTCAATGCTACGCTCAACTATACCCACTACTATCTCCGTGATTGGGTCTACGAGACTTTCCAGGGCTTTCACAATGGTCATGCTAACGACATAAGTCTCACACTGGCTCTATCGCGTAACTCGATCGATAATCCGATCTATACCCGTCGTGGGTCATCCTTTACGCTATCAGTCAGTGCCACTCCTCCATACTCCCTCTGGGACGGCATCGACTACTCCAATATCAACCTCAAGTCGGAGGATCGCTACCGCTTTGTGGAGTATCACAAGTGGAAGTTCTCAGGCAAGGTCTTTACACCGCTCATGAACCCAGTTACGGTGAAGTATACGCCAGTCCTTATGACGCGTCTCGATGCAGGCTTTATCGGTCACTATACACCGTTCAAGCGCTCACCCTTTGGTACTTACTACATGGGTGGAGACAATATGAGTGGATACGTAGGCAACTTCCTCAACGAAACTATTCCGCTCCGTGGATATAGCAACGGATCGATCGCTGGTGGTAACTATGACTACGCTTATGCCTATATGCGTATGATGGCTGAGCTGCGCGTGCCGATCCTCTTCGAGGGGCAGTACAATGTGTGGGGAGTTGCCTTCCTTGAGGCGGGTAATGCGTGGCGAGATATCAGTAGCTTTAACGCCTTCAACCTCAAGCGCTCGGCAGGTGTTGGCTTCCGTATCACGCTGCCTTTCCTTGGAATGCTAGGACTTGACTGGGGTTACGGCTTTGACAAGCCCGACGGCTCCTCACAGCGTGGCGGTAGCAACATACATATTGTCATGGGTCAGGAGTTTTAG
- the glmL gene encoding methylaspartate mutase accessory protein GlmL, giving the protein MHYLTVDFGSTYTKLTLIDVANAQIVATASAFTTITTDVLEGFNNAWQKILAQHPDAHYDRLLSCSSAAGGLKMVALGLVPSLTSKAAKMAASSAGAKVVKTYAYEISHAEQEEIYEINPDLVLLCGGTDGGNKEVILANARRLAEIDRPFAIIAAGNKSASYDLEGIFAQCDKKCVVTENVMPEFGQINILPARQCIMDLFISRIIDAKGLGEVQKRAELEIIPTPFAVLKACELLSKGIDEEHPGWGDLMAVDLGGATTDIYSMTDGAPSMDNVLIKGIPEPYSKRTVEGDLGMRYSLKALEDETDVKALARAYGVTPEAIVDWVERCAANPDTVAEPGSQEQVIEEALAYSAVDIAVERHAGVISKVYTPIGEMFTLVGKDLTQVPRLIGIGGALINSSDPARILSGSRFNPQRYEYAKPKEPDFYLDKRYIIASMGLLSQVAPEVALTILQREVLPI; this is encoded by the coding sequence ATGCACTATCTTACGGTAGACTTCGGTAGTACCTACACGAAGTTGACTCTGATAGATGTAGCCAATGCGCAGATAGTGGCGACAGCCTCTGCCTTCACTACCATCACGACAGATGTGCTGGAGGGGTTTAACAACGCCTGGCAGAAGATACTAGCGCAGCACCCTGATGCTCACTACGATCGCCTGCTCTCTTGTAGTAGTGCGGCTGGAGGACTCAAAATGGTAGCTTTGGGGCTGGTCCCCTCGCTCACCTCTAAAGCGGCCAAGATGGCAGCTTCCTCAGCGGGCGCTAAGGTGGTCAAGACTTATGCTTATGAGATCTCTCACGCCGAGCAGGAGGAGATCTATGAGATCAATCCTGACCTTGTACTCCTATGCGGTGGTACTGATGGCGGCAACAAGGAGGTGATTCTTGCTAATGCGCGTCGTCTGGCAGAGATTGATAGACCCTTTGCAATTATCGCTGCGGGCAATAAGTCCGCTTCCTATGACCTCGAGGGTATCTTTGCGCAGTGTGACAAGAAGTGCGTCGTCACGGAGAATGTGATGCCTGAGTTTGGGCAGATCAACATTCTGCCCGCTCGCCAGTGCATTATGGATCTCTTCATCAGTCGCATCATCGATGCTAAGGGACTGGGCGAGGTGCAGAAGCGTGCCGAGTTAGAGATTATCCCGACTCCCTTTGCGGTCCTCAAGGCGTGCGAGCTACTGAGCAAAGGCATCGACGAGGAGCACCCAGGATGGGGCGACTTGATGGCTGTGGATCTAGGTGGAGCTACGACCGATATTTACTCGATGACTGACGGAGCTCCGTCGATGGACAATGTCCTGATCAAAGGCATCCCCGAGCCTTACAGCAAGCGCACCGTAGAGGGTGACCTCGGAATGCGCTATAGCTTGAAGGCTCTAGAGGACGAGACCGACGTCAAGGCTCTAGCACGAGCTTACGGGGTCACGCCTGAGGCTATCGTCGACTGGGTAGAGCGCTGTGCAGCTAATCCTGATACGGTCGCAGAGCCTGGCTCGCAAGAGCAGGTAATCGAGGAGGCTCTAGCATATAGTGCTGTAGACATAGCCGTGGAGCGACATGCAGGCGTCATTAGCAAGGTTTACACGCCGATAGGTGAGATGTTTACCCTCGTTGGCAAAGACTTGACGCAAGTGCCACGACTCATTGGCATCGGCGGTGCGCTGATCAATAGCTCTGACCCAGCTCGTATTCTCTCGGGAAGTCGCTTTAATCCTCAGAGATACGAGTATGCGAAGCCCAAGGAGCCAGACTTTTACCTGGACAAGCGCTACATCATAGCGAGCATGGGACTACTCAGTCAGGTAGCTCCCGAGGTGGCTCTCACGATTCTCCAGCGAGAGGTACTACCTATATAA